In Planctomycetota bacterium, the DNA window CGGCGCAGAGCCGGCGTGGCGGAACTTGACCTTGCTGAGGATCGCCATCCGCGTAGATGGTACCGCCAGGGGCCGGAATCGGCCCGGCGGGTCAGAACTCGACGGCGACGTAGAGCAGTTCGGGCCGGGACAGCACCCGGGGCGCCTCGGGCGCTCGCACGCGGGCCTCGATGAGGCCTGCGGTGTCGATGTCGCCGCGGGCGAGCATGGCGAGCGCATCGGAGACGGGGCCGTCGCGGGCGCCGAGCAGCTCTAGCTCGTTGCGGACGACCGCGCTCAGGTCGGCCGTCGCACTGGCTTCGGACGCGCTGGCGAGGATGATGGTGCCACGCGGCCGGACCAGCCCGAGCGCCAGGTCGAGCGAGCGCTCGGAGCCCATGCAGTCGACGACGACGGTCTGGTCCTCGCGGCGGCCGACCTCGTCGGCGTGGCGATGCTGGATGCCCCACTTCTCGGCGCGGCCGAAGACCTCGGGCCGCCACCCCAAGATGCGGACGGTGGCGTTGAGCTGCGCGATGACCTGGGCGGCGAGCAGCGCGTTGAGGTTGTCGCCCAGCACCGTGACGTAGACCTTGCCCTGCATGCGGATCATGCGGGCGGCGTGGATGGCCCGTGCCAGCGGCTGGGCGAGCAGCGCCACGGCGTCGTCCATGCCGTCGGGCACCAGCGCGAGGTTCCGCCATGGGATCGCCACCGATCCGGAGAGTGTGCCATCCAGCCGGCCCGCGCCGAGGGTGTCGCCGTCGCGGCAGTGCTGCGGAACGCCCGCGCGGCACATGTCGCAGGTGCCGATGGCCACGCGGGAGGCGCACGCCACGCGGGCCTTGAGCAGCCGATCCCGGATGCTCGTGGGCGCTTCGTCGCCGACCTCGGAGACCACGCCGACGAGGTCGCGGCCCAGGATGGCGTCGGCCCGAGCGTCACGGGCGGCAGCGGCGACGCGCTCGGGCACGTCTCCCGCAAGCCGCACGCGGACGACCGCGTGGTCGGGCGGGCAGCCGGGCGTGGCGGCGGCGTCGAGGAACGAGGGCTGCGATCCGCGGGCGGCGATGGCTTCCAAGCAGAACTCCGTGCGTAAGCCCGCCGCCTACCGGGGCGCCCGAGAGAGCCCGATCGGCGTCGAGGGCGTCTCGTTGGGCGGCGGCGGCAGCACCGGCACGATGTACTCGTACCAGGCCCTACTTCGGCTGAAGACCGGGTAGATGTACTCTTCCTGGCCGGCGAACCAATCGCTCTCGCTATCGGACCAGCGCTGCCAGCGCTCGAAGTCCAGCCCGTAGTCCTGGCCCGTCAGCGTCGCCAGCGAGCCTGCGGCCGAGCGGTGCACCGTCAGGCTCTGCTCGAGGTCGGAGCGCAGCGATTCGATGAGGGCGAGCACCACCTCGCTCTGGGGGTACTGCCCGAGCGCGAGCGCCGCCTCCACGCGGATGGTCTCCTCGGGCTCGATCTCCGGATCGATCAGCTCGATCAGCCTCGGGACGGCATCGGGGTCGTGCATCCGCTGCAGGCCCATGGCCGCCGCGCGGCGGACCAGCGGATCTTCGTCGTAGAGCGCGTCGATGAGCAGCGCGGCGTCGGCGGCGCGACCGTGCGCCGCGATGCCCCGCGCCGCGGCGGCCCGGACGCTGGCGTACTCGTCATCGAGGTTCTCGCGGAAGATGTCGACGACGAGTTCATCGGGCTCGACGAGCTGGTTTGCCAGCCGCACCGTGCCGCGATAGCGTGCATCCGGGTCGTACGGATCCTGCGCGAGCTCGGCGACGTTCTCCTGCGGACCCGCGAACAGGTTGTTCAGCACGCTCCCCTCGCCGAGTTGTGGCGCGAGTTCGTCCAGCGCACAGCCCCCCAGCAGCACGGGAATCAACGCCAGCATGACAACGGCAGGGCACTCTGCACGATGCGTGGATCGAGGAACGCGGAACATCCGGCATGCTATCGGCGCCGCGGCCGCCGGCGTGGCCCTGTGCTGCGCGGCGGGCTGGGGCAATGGCTGCGGGGCGGGACCGCCCGCACCCTCCATGGAGGCGATGCCCGACCTGGGCGGGCCGGTCTTCTACCTGCCCGGGCCCTTCGAGGCGATCAACACGCGGCGAGTCGGGACGGGGCCGGCGATCGAGGAGTTCGTGGAGGTCTCGCCCGAGGCGGATGGCGCGTGGACCGTCCGATTCCGCCGCGCCGGCAACGACGCCGCATCCGTCGTCGGCGTGCGGCGCCTGGCCGACGGGCGGCCGGCGACGGAGTTCCTCGTCGACGCCCAGCGCAACGAGACGGCGGTGTTCGACCCGCCGCTCGCGCTCGTGCCCCGGCCGGGCGCGGCGCTCCCGGCGACCGAATCCGCCGACGTGCGGCTGTACGACGGCGTCTGGACGCCGGAGGAGGCACGCGCACGCGAGCCCTCGGAGCGGGGGACGGCCGAGCGACGCTTCCGGGGCATCGAGCAGGCGTCCTGGAGCGCCGAGGACGATCCGCGGCCGGCCTGGACGCTGCACCACGACCTCGTGCTGGTGCTGTCGCCGGCGCGGGTCCGCCAGCGGTACGAGAGCACCGCCGTGCCACGGCTGGGCATCGTCGACGAATCACTGGCGCTGCGGGTTTCGGTCTTCGGCGTGCCCGTGCAACGCCGACGTGAGGCCGTAGAACTCACCGAGATCGTGGTGCCGCGGGCCGAGCCCTAGCCCTAGGACTGGCCCCGTTGCTCGCGCAGGGCGATCGGCGGATCGAGGATCTCGCGCATCAGGATCGCCTGGCGGAGCGCGGCGCGGGTGAAGACGCCGCGCTGCGCGGTGCCACGGGCTGCGCGGAGGATCGCGTCGCCGGAAGCCTCGGCGGGTACGGCGGGCATAGGGGGCGCCGCCACGGATGGCCGCCGACGCTCGGCCGACGGCGTCGGCGTGGGCCGTTCCCGCCGGCGTTCGGGCGTCCGCGTGCGGGGGGTGGGCTCGGTGGCGCGGCGGGCGGGCGATCGGCCGGCCGAACCCGACGACGTCCGCCGGCTGGGCTGCGGAGCCGGCCGTGGCTGCGGGCGGGGCTGGCCGGCCTGCCGCTGCGACGTCGGCGTGCGGACCTGTGCCTGCGGTTGCTGCGCGGGCCCCGGCGACTGCCGCCGGGCGGGCTGCTGGCGGCGCTGGGCCTCGGCGGCCTCGCGGCGGCGGCGGATCTGCTCCTGGAGCTCGCGCTGCCGCGCCTCGGCGGACTGCCTCGCGCCCTCCTGGCGGCGCTTGGCGAGTTCCTCCAGCCTCTGGCGGGGCGTGAGCTGCTGGGGCGCAGGAGTCGCGGCCGGCGGCGATCGGGATGGCCCCGATGCGCCGGCCGTCTGGGATTGCCCGGTGCGGAGGGCCTCGAGCCTCGCACGCCCCCGCTGCTTCTCCAGCCGCTTACGCTGCATCGCCTCATCGACCTGCTTGAGGATCCAGCCGGCGGCCGTGACGCCGATGGTCAGCAGGAAGATGAGCAGGCTGATGTTGCCTTGGATCCATTGCCACATAGTGATTCACGCTAGGGAGCCGGGGCGTACGAGGGCAGCGCCACGCGGCGATCCCCCGTCGCCGTGCTGTATCGGTCGAACCGGGCCCCGAACACCGCGCCGAGGGATTCGGGGTCGGCCAGTTCGGCGGCGTCGAGCCTGGCACAGCGGCCATCGGATGCGATGGCGATCACGCGGGTGGCCAGCGCCGCGGCCCACAGCAGGTCGTGGGCCACGAAGGCGATCGCCACGCCGTGCTCCGACAGCGTCCGCAGCGCCCGCGTGAGGTGGCCGACGTGGGCGGTATCCAGGGCGGCCGTGGGCTCGTCGGCCAGGAGCACCGCGCCCGCGGTGGGCGCAGGCCCCAGCTGCGCCAACGCCCGGGCGATGGCGGCCCGCTGCTGCTGGCCCACGCTGAGCCGCGGCATGGGGCTCTCGGCGAGCGGGCCGAGGTCCAGGGCGGCGATCGCCTCGTCCACGCCCTGCCGGCCCCCGGCGGCGTAGGTCCCGAAGCCGACGTACTCGCGGACGGTGTACGCGAAGGCCAGCGACTGCCGCTGGGGCACGAGCGCGAGCCTGCCCGCCCGGGCCCGGGGGGACCAGGACGCCACGGGCCGTCCGCCCAGGCGGACGGCGCCCGCCGAGGGCCGAAGCACGCCGGCGAGCAGCCGCAGCAGCGTGGTCTTGCCGGCGCCGTTGGGCCCGATGATCGCGACGCGATCGCCCGGGCCGAGGGCGGCATCGAGCGGGCCGACGCCCCCGCCGGCCGCGAACTCGTACCGCACCGCGGAGGCCTCGAGCGACGGCCCGGCGGCGGGCTCGGGAACATCCATGCCGCTACGCTACCCGCTCGATGGACGCGGCGACGAGCATGCGTTGCCCCAAAGGCCCGGAGCACGGCGATGGCGAACCAGAACGGCGACACTTCGGGGGCGGATCGCGGCAGCGTGGCGGTGACGGGCGCGACGGGCTTCGTCGGCCGCGCCGTCGTGGATGAGCTGCTCGAGCGTGGGTGGCGCGTGCGGGCACTCGCCCGCGGCCGGGAACGCGCGAACCAGTGGATCGGCGACGACCGCATCGAGGTCGTGTACGGCGACGTCCGCGACCCGAAGACGACGGGCGATCTCGTCGCGGGGGCTTCGGCGGCCATCCACCTCGTGGGCATCCTGCGGGAGGGCCGCGACCAGAAGTTCGAGGAGCTGCACGTCGACGCCACCCGCAACGTCGTGCGGGCCTGCCGCGACCGGAAGGTGCGGCGGTACGTGCACATGTCGGCGCTGGGCGTCGACGACGAGGGCCGCTGCGAGTACCAGCGGACCAAGTTCGAGGCCGAGACCATCGTCCGCGGCAGCGATCTGGACTGGACGATCCTGCGGCCGAGCCTGATCCACGGGCCGGGCGGCGAGTTCGCCGAGCTGATCGCCGGCTGGTCGCGGGGCGAGATCCCGCCGTTCATCGGCCTGCCCTACTTCCGCCGGCCCGAGGCCGACCTCCGCGTGCCCCTGGGCGGGACCGACTACGTCGACCCCTGCGTGCAGCCGGTCTTCGTGGGCGACGTGGCGGCGTACTTCGCCGAGGCGCTCGAGCGGCCCGAGACCATCGGCGAGGTGTTCAACGTGGTGGGCCCCGAGCGGATGAGCTGGCCCGAGATGCTCCAGTTCGCGCACGGGCACGTGCCGCACGCCAAGAAGGGCCTCAAG includes these proteins:
- a CDS encoding ABC transporter ATP-binding protein; this encodes MDVPEPAAGPSLEASAVRYEFAAGGGVGPLDAALGPGDRVAIIGPNGAGKTTLLRLLAGVLRPSAGAVRLGGRPVASWSPRARAGRLALVPQRQSLAFAYTVREYVGFGTYAAGGRQGVDEAIAALDLGPLAESPMPRLSVGQQQRAAIARALAQLGPAPTAGAVLLADEPTAALDTAHVGHLTRALRTLSEHGVAIAFVAHDLLWAAALATRVIAIASDGRCARLDAAELADPESLGAVFGARFDRYSTATGDRRVALPSYAPAP
- a CDS encoding HEAT repeat domain-containing protein, which translates into the protein MLALIPVLLGGCALDELAPQLGEGSVLNNLFAGPQENVAELAQDPYDPDARYRGTVRLANQLVEPDELVVDIFRENLDDEYASVRAAAARGIAAHGRAADAALLIDALYDEDPLVRRAAAMGLQRMHDPDAVPRLIELIDPEIEPEETIRVEAALALGQYPQSEVVLALIESLRSDLEQSLTVHRSAAGSLATLTGQDYGLDFERWQRWSDSESDWFAGQEEYIYPVFSRSRAWYEYIVPVLPPPPNETPSTPIGLSRAPR
- a CDS encoding alcohol dehydrogenase catalytic domain-containing protein, which translates into the protein MEAIAARGSQPSFLDAAATPGCPPDHAVVRVRLAGDVPERVAAAARDARADAILGRDLVGVVSEVGDEAPTSIRDRLLKARVACASRVAIGTCDMCRAGVPQHCRDGDTLGAGRLDGTLSGSVAIPWRNLALVPDGMDDAVALLAQPLARAIHAARMIRMQGKVYVTVLGDNLNALLAAQVIAQLNATVRILGWRPEVFGRAEKWGIQHRHADEVGRREDQTVVVDCMGSERSLDLALGLVRPRGTIILASASEASATADLSAVVRNELELLGARDGPVSDALAMLARGDIDTAGLIEARVRAPEAPRVLSRPELLYVAVEF
- a CDS encoding NAD(P)H-binding protein, whose product is MANQNGDTSGADRGSVAVTGATGFVGRAVVDELLERGWRVRALARGRERANQWIGDDRIEVVYGDVRDPKTTGDLVAGASAAIHLVGILREGRDQKFEELHVDATRNVVRACRDRKVRRYVHMSALGVDDEGRCEYQRTKFEAETIVRGSDLDWTILRPSLIHGPGGEFAELIAGWSRGEIPPFIGLPYFRRPEADLRVPLGGTDYVDPCVQPVFVGDVAAYFAEALERPETIGEVFNVVGPERMSWPEMLQFAHGHVPHAKKGLKPMWVPAEIAAAKAQVASFVGLGRLLPFDAGMATMGGQDSTAEIDRGRGYFDAEPKSFRESFPEYAGTL